ATTTTCCCTCCCTGCCACTAGGAGGCGAGTATGCCTTGAGATGACTTTCTGTTAGTTAACATTTCCTGTTGTGAAAGCCATTACTCACGAGGCAACCGCCAAATTAGCTGAAAGATCCTGGTaagaaaagctaaaataaaagttaaattcGCAATTTATCTTCACATACTAGCTGTTAACAGATGGCTATTTATTAGGATCTGAAATCTGTGAAATACGGCCGTGGGAAGCTGCGTCAGCCTGGCGAGCTATCTCACCACGAGCTCCGATTGGTTTTTGACCAGGACTGGATCATTTGAGATCTGAACCCTGTGGGTTCAGTGGCGAGCCAATCCCAAGAGAGTGACTGTAGACGGACCAGAGTACGGTGTGGCCAGCCGTGGGATCCATCTTCAGCGAACCTCAGGACTATCACTACATCCCTTGACACAGATAAGACTGACACTTTAAAAATCTACCCGGTAGTGTTAGAACCAgtggacagaaacacacacacacaaggaactCTAATTTCTCTTTCCAAAGAGAAGTGGACTGAGCAACAGGAGCGGAAGCTCTTTAATTGAAACTCTTTGGAGAACTTCCTTAAAGAGGATATttggttttgattttattttgggtCCTTTAATGTGCGTTTGTGCACTGTAGGAAGCCGGCTTTAGACAGGCAGGGTTTGTAAACTTACAACTTTTCAATACAGTCTCTATTTAAACCATATCTTATCTGTCCTTGTGTGGTTCCTTCTCTGCTGATCCTTTCAAGGCTCCATAGTCGTACTTAGAACCTTCTGATACTAGTCCAAAGTTGTCAAGACAATAATTTAATACCTATCTCATATTATTTAATTGTAATACCTGTTACAAAAgtggcgagccagccaggagcCTAGTTAAGTGTCAGCAGTGAAACATATCTCATGTTTGGGGaattgtataaaaaaaaaagttgttaaaTGTTTTAGAGTCGTTGCCAAAGATGGAGTTCATAGCTAACTCAGGTATCAAAGTCCCAAATGCAGTGATTGTGAGTGGGTTGCTTGGATCGCCAGAAGATGAGGAGATTATAGACTTTCTGAAGAAATATGGTTCTTTTAGGCTTGTTCCAGTAACTGATGCTGAATCAGAGTTTTATAAAAACCTGATTATTGAGTATCAAGATGGTGCCGCCATTGAAACCTTATCTCCTCTTTTGCCTTACACACATGAACTCAAAGAGAACCCAAGTGTCAGGTATCTCGTTCAAGCTTTGGCTAGCATTTACACTACAAAGGTTGGCTGCAATGTTACCAAAACCTACCTCAATGAGATAAAGAAATTGGCAAAATTAAGTGGGAAAGACTACGAGGAAGTGCTGAGAGACATGATGTCAGAGATCAGTGAGGCAATTGGAACAGACAGCATTGATGAGGCACCTGTAGCCAAACCGTTCGACACATCTCTTGAAACAGTTGAAACCTCAGATCACCGGCTGTTCAGAAGTCCCTCCTTGATGGATTCCGGTCAAGATTGCCCCGAACCAAAGCCACCCACCATCCTGAGGCAAAACCTACTCATCAGGGAGAGTGACCTACACCCACCTGAAGTTCAAAAGGTCATCGTTGAACACATTGTAAGGAAAAGTGACTGTAACACATATCCACATTTTCCCATCAAGCTTCACCCATTTTCAGGCAAAACCCCAAGGCCCAGTAATGAGACCGACTACGACACATGGCGATCACATGCTGAGCTTCTCAGGAAAGATTCCACTCTGTCCAATCTTCAGAAGTCTCGAAAAATGGTTGAGAGCTTGCTTTCCCCTGCAGCAGATATTGTCAAAAGGCTAAGTCCTGAAGCTACCCCTGAAACTTACCTTCAACTGCTGGATGCAGCCTTTGGAACTGTTGAAGATGGCGAGGAACTTTTCGCCCAGTTTATGAACACTCTTCAGGACCCTGGTGAAAAGGCTTCGTCCTACCTCTGCCGCCTCCAGGCTGTTCTAAACCTTGCTGTTAAGAGGGGAGGAATTGCTGCTGAAGAAGCAGACAAACATATTCTCAAGCAATTCTGCCGCGGTTGTTGGGACAACATCTTGCTCTCTGACCTCAAcctagaagaaaagaaaagtcaccCTCCAGCATTTGCAGAGCTCCTGTTACAGATCCGTACTGAAGAGGATAGACATGCAGCCAAAGTCACACGCATGAAGAAGCACCTCGGCTCAAATCGACAGCGGGCCGTTACTAGCTCGCAAAGCACATGTGCCTGTAGCCAGCAAGTAGTGATCCCACCCGAGTCCAACACATTGGCGGAACTCAAACAGCAGGTCGCATCTCTTCAGAGCCAGCTTACCGCACTGATGTCAAAGAAACCCCAAAAGACCTCGAAACCCAAGGGGAGCGCTGAGCACACATCCAGCCGACCAGTACCACCTAAACTTAACCCTAGAGCACCAAGCTGGAAGCCATCCAACCCAAAACAGAACGCAAGGCCGAAGGCCTGGTATTGTTTCAAGTGTGGTCAGGATGGCCATATTTCCTCAACTTGCACTAACGAACCAAACCCCACTCTCGTTGATGAAAAAAGAAGTCAGCTAAGAGAAAAGCAGCGTCTTTGGGATGCAACAGACCATCTAACTCCCAATGAAAATTTTTAGATGAAGCCTCAGTTGTAGGGCAAACTGAGGCTGAAGCAGCTCACCAGCGCCCTGTTAATAAAGACGCTACACCTAAATTAAGTGCTGCTTTGAACCAGTGTAATGTCAGGAAACACCTTTCGAAGGTTTCCCCAAAACTGATAGGTACAAAGAGTACATGCCAAGTGATGATCCAAGAtaaacagtttaactgtctgatGGACACAGGTTCACAAGTGACTACGGTTACCAAGTCCTTCTTTGATCAACATCTGTTTGAAACACAGATAGAGCCACTGTATGATCTATTGGAAGTTGAAGGTGCCAATGGGTTACCTGTACCTTATTTGGGCTACATTAAAATCACCATCACCTTTCCAGAACAATTCTTGGGGAAGGAGTGTGATGTCCCAACCTTGGCCTTAGTGGTCCCAGACAGTGGAACATCTGGCTTTCATGTACTGATTGGTACTAACACCCTTGATGTGGCATATAACATGCACAAAGAGAAAGGTCCAGTGATCCACCACACTTCAGCAGATGGCTACAAGACTGTGCTGAAAGTATTACAGCTGCGACATGAACAATGTCACGACAGTAACATTGGAGTGGTGAGGATGCATGGGAAAGAAACGAAGGTTGTTCTGGCTGGAGAAACTGTTGTATTAGAGGGAACCGTAGCAGTCAAGGGATTCCAGTCGGAGAAGTGTGCCATTGTGGAGTACCCTACATCATCTTTGCCTGGAGGACTTCTAGTAAAGACCTGCCTCCTCAACATACCAACCAGATCCCCATGCAGGCTACCAGTCGTGATTTCTAATGCGTCTGAGCACGACATCACTATTCCGGCCAAGAGCGTGATTGCTGAGCTCAATGCAATCCAGGCTATTCTACCGCACAAACAGAGTGCGACGGAGGGTCAGGAGCCAACCAAGCTACCTGGATCCAAGTCCCCTGATCAATCTAAGCTTGTCTTTGACTTTGGGGAATCTCAAATTTCTCCGGAGTGGAGAGACAGAATTGTGGAAAAGCTGAATGGCATGCCTGAAGTCTTTGCCATGAATGATATTGACTTTGGGAGGACAGATAAAGTAAAGCATCACATCAAGCTGTCTGACCAAACACCATTCAAGCACAGGGCCCGGCCAATCCACCCAAACGATGTGGAAGCTGTCagaaaacatcttcaagaacTTCTTGATGCTGGAGTGATTCGTGAGAGCGAGTCTCCATTTTCATCTCCCATTGTTGTGGTCAGGAAGAAAAATGGTCAAGTTCGCCTCTGTATTGATTACAGGAAGTTGAACCTGCAGACAGTGAAGGACGCGTACGCACTCCCAAGGATGGACGACACTTTTGCAGCACTCTCTGGTTCCAGGTGGTTCAGTGTTCTCGACCTCAAGTCTGGTTATTACCAGATTGAGGTTGATGAAGCTGATAAGCCCAAGACTGCCTTTGTCTGCCCGCTTGGTTTCTGGGAGTTTAATCGCATGCCCCAAGGAGTGACGAATGCCCCAAGTACCTTCCAGAGGCTGATGGAGAAGTGCATGGGTGACATGAACCTGAAGGAGGTTGTAGTTTTTCTGGATGACCTGATAGTCTTCTCGAGGACTTTAGAAGAACACGAAGCCAGACTCATCAAGGTCCTCAACCGGTTGAAGGAGTACGGGCTGAAGTTGTCTCCAGAAAAATGCAAGTTCTTCCAGTCTTCGGTTCGTTATCTGGGGCATGTGGTATCGGAGCGGGGAGTGGAAACAGACCCAGAGAAAATAGCAGCGTTAAAGACCTGGCCAGTTCCTCAACGCCTAAAAGAGCTGAGAGCCTTCCTGGGATTCTGCGGGTACTATAGGAAGTTCATCAAAGGCTATTCAAACATAGTAAAGCCTCTGAATGATCTGACATCGGGGTACCCACCTGTTCAGAAGCATTCCAAGTCAAAAGACAAGAGTGGGCAGTACTACCACCCAAAAGAACCATTTCTGGACCGTTGGACACCTGCCTGCCAGCAGGCCTTTGAAATGATTATAGAAAAACTAACAACATCCCCAGTTCTAGCCTTTGCAGATCCCACGTTGCCCTACATCCTACACACGGATGCAAGCTCCACCGGCCTCGGAGCGGCCTTGTATCAGGAGCAGGGGGCAGCTGCGTGTTGTGGCTCACACGCTAGCAGAGGGCTATCACGTAGTGAATCCCGCTACCCGGCTCACAAGCTCGAGTTCCTGGCATTGAAGTGGTCTGTGACGGAGAAGTTCAGTGACTATCTGTATGGCAATCAGTTTACGGTGGTCACTGACAGCAATCCTCTCACTTACATACTTACTTCTGCCAAACTCGATGCAACCAGCTATAGGTGGCTGGCTGCACTCTCCACCTTCTCTTTTAAGCTCCAGTACCGCCCTGGGAAACAAAATGGAGATGCTGACGCATTGTCGCGACGCCCTCACGGCAATCTGCGTGACGACCTACCATCTCAGAAAGAGTGGGACAGGATACATCGTTTCACTCAACATCACCTATCTGACCCAGGAGACATTGAAGTGGTTAATCCAGAGGTCGTTCAAGCCATTTGTGAGAGACAACTTATCTATTGCGCCGACAATGCAATGGACTGTGATGGTAGTATCTCCCTGGTTGAAAGCCTGGCCATTTCTGCAGATGCGGTGCCTGACAGTTTTGGACATGAGGACGGGCTTGGAGGACTACCCATCATCCCAAACCTTTCAGAAGAGGACCTCAGAGACAAGCAACGAGCTGATCAGTGCATTAAGCATGTCATTTCCCAGATTGAGCATGGAGTGAAACCACCACCCAGTCTAAGGACTGAGCTTCCAGATCTGCCTCTCTTGTTGAGAGAATTGAACAAGTTTGAGCTCCGAAATGGCATCCTCTATAGAACACGCCTAGAAGAGGGACACCCACAACATCAGTTAGTCTTGCCTGAAGAACTTCGAGACGTGGTTCTGAGAAGCCTGCACGACGACATGGGTCACACGGGAAAGGAACGCACCGTGGATCTTGTCAGAGCCAGATTCTACTGGCCAAGAATGGCTTCGGACATtgagaagaaaataagaacgTGTACCAGGTGTGTGTGCAGGAAAGCTCTACCTGAGAGAGCTGCACCTCTGGTGAATATAACGACGACGCCGACCACTCGAATTAGTATGCATGGACTTTTTGTCTGTCGAACCGGACAGAAGCAACACAAAGGACATCCTCGTGATCACTGATCACTTCACCAAGTATGCTGTAGCTGGACCGACACAAAATCAAAAGGCTCGAACAGTTGCAAAGTGGTTGTGGGACAATTTCATCATCCATTATGGATTCCCAGAGAAACTGCACAGTGACCAAGGTCCTGATTTTGAGTCGCGGTTGATCAAGGAACTCTGTCAGATTGCGGGCATCCGTAAAACGCGAACAACACCATACCACCCAAGGGGCAACCCGTGGAACGCTTCAACCGCACTCTATTAGACATGCTTGGCACTCTGGGAAGTCAAGAAAATCCCACTGGAAGGACTTTGTAAAGCCGTTGGTCCACGCGTACAACTGTACCAAGAGTGAGGTGACTGGGTTCACACCATATGAACTAATGTTTGGACGCCAGCCAAGGTTGCCTGTCGACCTTGCATTTGGGTTGCCAGTGAAAGAACAGCGACACAAGTCACATTCCCAATACGTACAGGACCTTAAATCTCGTCTTGAGCAGAGCTACGAAGTTGCCACAAGGATTGCTGCCAAGGTAGCTGAGAGGAATAAGATTCGGTTTGATAAGCGAGTGAGTCCTTCTGCTTTAGGCGTTGGTGACAGAGTGCTCGTCAGAAACGTGCGTATTCGAGGAAAGCACAAGCTCGCTGATAAGTGGGAGTCCACAGTCCATGTGGTAGTAAAGAAAGCTGGAGACCTCCCAGTCTATACAGTTAGACCAGAGAACGGCGAGGGTCCCAAGCGCACGCTGCATCGCGACCTCTTACTCCCATGCGGATTTCTTGCTGCACCAACGGAGGAGCGTGCTCACCCCAAACGAGCTAGAAAGCCTAGGACACGTCAGAATACTCCCAACAGCACAACGGAGCTTGACCAGTCTTCAGATGAGGAGGACATTGTTCCCATTGCTTGGTTCGAAATACAACCACTCTCTGAGACGACTGGGGGTGCTGCAACGCAAAATGCCCCAAGAGACCTAGGTTCTAGTCACGGCAAGAATAACCTGACATCAGTCTCCGCCGAGTCAACGGATGTTCCAGAAGTTGCCAATGTTATGCCTGATGTCACATCAATTTACCATGAAACAGATCAATGTGGCGATGAGCAGACTCCAGATGATGGTCAGACCTCACCTCCTGCTGCGGACGTACCAGCACCTGAACTCCATGAATCTGTGGGGGAAGCCAAGATGGATGATAGTGCATCCACTGAATCTGAGGGACACAGGATGCCGCTGGGTAGCAGTTCAGGGGAAGAGGAGTTGCTTAACGAGGTCAAGGACTTAAGTGAGGGCCAACCTAAAGAAATCCCAGTCCTCCCGGACAGGTTGGAGGATGTGATGAATGATCCTGgaactggaggacaggaggagagtGGTGAAGTAGAGGAACGTGCTGACACTGATATCCATGTCAGGAGGTCTGAGCGGGATCGTCAACCACCAATGAGGCTCGACTACACTGAATTGGGGAAACCAATTGTCACCGTGGTAAAGTCTTTCTTCCAAGGGTTGACCGATGTGTGGAATGACATGGTAAATGAAGGTGAAGCACCTGCTTCTTCTCTTGCCTTTCCCCCCAAGAAACATTTGTGTGAACCTTGTCATGCACAGGGACGTGCAAGAGTTCAGGAGGGGAGAGTGTAACCCACATCAGATTTGTGGGTTGTGCTGCTGCATAATGTTAGAGGTGTAATTTTCCCTCCCTGCCACTAGGAGGCGAGTATGCCTTGAGATGACTTTCTGTTAGTTAACATTTCCTGTTGTGAAAGCCATTACTCACGAGGCAACCGCCAAATTAGCTGAAAGATCCTGGTaagaaaagctaaaataaaagttaaattcGCAATTTATCTTCACATACTAGCTGTTAACAGATGGCTATTTATTAGGATCTGAAATCTGTGAAATACGGCCGTGGGAAGCTGCGTCAGCCTGGCGAGCTATCTCACCACGAGCTCCGATTGGTTTTTGACCAGGACTGGATCATTTGAGATCTGAACCCTGTGGGTTCAGTGGCGAGCCAATCCCAAGAGAGTGACTGTAGACGGACCAGAGTACGGTGTGGCCAGCCGTGGGATCCATCTTCAGCGAACCTCAGGACTATCACTACATCCCTTGACACAGATAAGACTGACACTTTAAAAATCTACCCGGGTAGTGTTAGAACCAgtggacagaaacacacacacacaaggaactCTAATTTCTCTTTCCAAAGAGAAGTGGACTGAGCAACAGGAGCGGAAGCTCTTTAATTGAAACTCTTTGGAGAACTTCCTTAAAGAGGATATttggttttgattttattttgggtCCTTTAATGTGCGTTTGTGCACTGTAGGAAGCCGGCTTTAGACAGGCAGGGTTTGTAAACTTACAACTTTTCAATACAGTCTCTATTTAAACCATATCTTATCTGTCCTTGTGTGGTTCCTTCTCTGCTGATCCTTTCAAGGCTCCATAGTCGTACTTAGAACCTTCTGATACTAGTCCAAAGTTGTCAAGACAATAATTTAATACCTATCTCATATTATTTAATTGTAATACCTGTTACACATGCCTATCTATTGTTGGGTAGATTTGAGCTTGTGTATGGCTGTTGCGCTCATGTGGAAAAATTCCATCATCACCTTTGTCCACAGCTGGCTTCATCACCTTCAAAGCATCTCTTACAACCAGGTTAATTGTGTGTGCAAAACATGGGTGGTGGGTCCATTTCAGGATTTTAATTGTTAGCTGCATTGTCAGTCACTTTGTTTTCCACATCCCACTCTTTTGCCACTTGGAGCAGCTCTTCTGTTCTCAGAAGTGTGTCTGTCACTGAACTCAAAACAATCCAGAAGACAGTGGGATGTCCAGCTGTCAGTtgttaaccctagaacactatcgctataaatagtaacacgaTCACTAgtgccgggtgatttttacccgatataatataaccaatgaaaagtaatcaaatatatcaaaatatgacaacacatgacaaattagagtggtcgtcttttactttcaactgtgccatgtctaacaaaatgaaaaataaacctcctaaaacaaaataatgactctggaaagctggtct
The sequence above is a segment of the Oreochromis aureus strain Israel breed Guangdong linkage group 3, ZZ_aureus, whole genome shotgun sequence genome. Coding sequences within it:
- the LOC120438628 gene encoding uncharacterized protein LOC120438628, producing MFGRQPRLPVDLAFGLPVKEQRHKSHSQYVQDLKSRLEQSYEVATRIAAKVAERNKIRFDKRVSPSALGVGDRVLVRNVRIRGKHKLADKWESTVHVVVKKAGDLPVYTVRPENGEGPKRTLHRDLLLPCGFLAAPTEERAHPKRARKPRTRQNTPNSTTELDQSSDEEDIVPIAWFEIQPLSETTGGAATQNAPRDLGSSHGKNNLTSVSAESTDVPEVANVMPDVTSIYHETDQCGDEQTPDDGQTSPPAADVPAPELHESVGEAKMDDSASTESEGHRMPLGSSSGEEELLNEVKDLSEGQPKEIPVLPDRLEDVMNDPGTGGQEESGEVEERADTDIHVRRSERDRQPPMRLDYTELGKPIVTVVKSFFQGLTDVWNDMVNEGEAPASSLAFPPKKHLCEPCHAQGRARVQEGRV